In a single window of the Mesorhizobium shangrilense genome:
- a CDS encoding GH25 family lysozyme — MRALAILSVLGFLAGCTTADIMEPMSSSTTTTISTKVAVAYPRFDDNDPHDWQARKPTQYAVHGTDVSKYQRSVDWHTARASGVSFAFVKATEGGDRVDDYFAEHWRGAKAAGVPRGAYHFFYFCRPAHQQAAWFIRNVPREKGSLPPILDMEWNPDSPTCKLRPPASKVRSEMKTFLEIVERHYGKKPIIYTSIDFFEDNNLSTFLGYPYWLRSVANHPNDRYGSHPFTFWQYTGTGVIPGIRGNADINVFNGSTTAWNKWLRANAH, encoded by the coding sequence ATGCGTGCTCTGGCCATCCTGTCGGTGTTGGGCTTTCTTGCCGGCTGCACGACTGCCGATATCATGGAGCCTATGTCGTCCTCGACGACGACGACGATCTCGACCAAGGTGGCCGTCGCCTATCCGCGCTTCGACGACAACGACCCGCACGATTGGCAAGCCCGCAAGCCGACACAATACGCGGTGCACGGCACCGATGTGTCGAAATACCAGCGCAGCGTGGACTGGCACACCGCCAGGGCCAGCGGCGTGTCCTTCGCCTTCGTCAAGGCGACCGAGGGCGGCGATCGCGTCGACGACTATTTCGCCGAACACTGGCGCGGCGCCAAGGCCGCCGGCGTGCCGCGCGGCGCCTACCATTTCTTCTATTTCTGCCGTCCCGCGCACCAGCAGGCGGCCTGGTTCATCCGCAACGTGCCGCGCGAGAAGGGCTCGTTGCCGCCCATCCTCGACATGGAGTGGAACCCGGATTCGCCGACCTGCAAGCTGCGTCCGCCCGCCTCCAAGGTGCGCAGCGAGATGAAGACGTTCCTCGAGATCGTCGAACGGCACTACGGCAAGAAGCCGATCATCTACACCTCGATCGACTTCTTCGAGGACAACAACCTGTCGACGTTCCTCGGCTATCCCTACTGGCTCCGTTCGGTCGCCAATCATCCGAATGACAGGTACGGCAGCCATCCCTTCACCTTTTGGCAGTACACAGGCACCGGCGTGATCCCCGGCATCAGGGGCAACGCTGACATCAACGTCTTCAACGGTAGCACCACGGCCTGGAACAAATGGCTGAGAGCCAACGCGCACTGA